The following coding sequences lie in one Caproicibacterium argilliputei genomic window:
- a CDS encoding type I phosphomannose isomerase catalytic subunit, producing the protein MAIIKLTPACKSYLWGGQRLKQDFHKTFNGDVLAETWELSCHPDGPSTVAAGPFAGKTLAAYLQLNPAAAGTNCARFQDFPVLIKLIDAHKDLSIQVHPDNTYALQNERQFGKTEMWYIVDCEPGAFLYHGFKSAISKEEFRARIANGTLTEVLNAAPVHPGDTFFIESGTIHAICQGIVIAEIQQNSNVTYRVFDYNRVGTDGKPRQLHVQKALDVTRTEPARTDYNFGGHLGCCDSFVTDVLQLTGGETAGQTDGSTFHSLLAVKGSGSVTCGNETVPFVQGESLFLPADSGSYRISGTGTLLRTTVPPENTCLPTGGVTGKGVF; encoded by the coding sequence ATGGCTATCATCAAACTGACACCGGCGTGCAAGTCCTACCTCTGGGGTGGGCAGCGCTTAAAACAGGATTTCCACAAAACCTTTAACGGCGATGTGCTCGCTGAAACATGGGAGCTTTCGTGCCATCCGGATGGCCCCAGCACCGTTGCCGCAGGGCCGTTTGCAGGAAAAACACTGGCAGCCTACTTACAGCTCAATCCCGCCGCCGCAGGCACCAACTGTGCCCGCTTTCAGGACTTTCCGGTGCTTATCAAGCTGATTGACGCACACAAGGATCTGTCAATTCAAGTGCATCCGGACAATACCTACGCACTGCAGAACGAGCGCCAGTTCGGCAAAACGGAAATGTGGTATATTGTGGACTGCGAGCCAGGCGCCTTTCTGTACCACGGCTTTAAAAGCGCCATTTCCAAAGAGGAATTCCGCGCCCGCATTGCAAACGGCACCCTCACCGAAGTACTGAACGCCGCGCCGGTGCATCCCGGCGATACCTTCTTTATCGAATCCGGCACCATCCACGCCATCTGTCAGGGCATTGTCATCGCGGAGATTCAGCAGAATTCCAATGTCACCTACCGCGTATTTGACTACAACCGTGTCGGCACAGACGGCAAACCGCGCCAGCTGCACGTGCAGAAAGCGCTGGATGTGACACGCACGGAGCCGGCACGCACGGATTACAACTTTGGCGGTCATCTGGGCTGCTGTGATTCCTTTGTAACGGATGTCCTGCAGCTGACCGGCGGCGAAACTGCCGGTCAGACGGACGGCTCCACTTTTCACTCCCTGCTCGCGGTCAAGGGCAGCGGCAGCGTCACCTGCGGCAATGAAACAGTTCCGTTCGTACAGGGCGAAAGCCTGTTTTTGCCCGCGGACAGCGGCAGCTACCGGATCAGCGGCACCGGCACGCTGCTTCGCACAACCGTGCCGCCGGAAAACACCTGCCTGCCCACGGGCGGCGTGACAGGAAAAGGAGTATTTTAA